One genomic region from Trueperaceae bacterium encodes:
- the pgeF gene encoding peptidoglycan editing factor PgeF, with translation MTPGPGVLTAAGFGALHGFTARSGGHAIGGSVGPYARLNLGLSSGDERAVVEGNRDALLGHLGFARSDVCCFDQVHGDRVSAGDPGWFVEEADAAVTARDDVLLVVSSADCVPLLFHDPVAGVVGAAHCGWKGTAARLAAKVVLTMAERHGSHPADVRVALGPCIRGGCYQVGEDVTSRFAAAGHPATVWRPDPSAPGRFLLDLPAANALALAEAGVLPGNVSDLGRCTHCEPAEFYSHRRDRGLTGRHWAYVSLRGPGGLDPEDAPGGAAAPGGADGLHSTGAHRGGRG, from the coding sequence GTGACGCCCGGTCCCGGCGTGCTCACGGCCGCGGGCTTCGGAGCGCTTCACGGCTTCACCGCGCGCTCCGGTGGCCACGCCATCGGCGGGAGCGTCGGCCCCTACGCGCGACTGAACCTGGGCCTCAGCTCGGGCGACGAGCGCGCGGTGGTCGAGGGCAACCGCGATGCCCTCCTCGGCCACCTCGGCTTCGCGCGGAGCGACGTCTGCTGCTTCGACCAGGTCCACGGCGACCGCGTCAGCGCCGGCGACCCCGGCTGGTTCGTCGAGGAGGCGGACGCCGCGGTCACCGCGCGTGACGACGTCCTCCTCGTGGTGAGCAGCGCGGACTGCGTGCCGCTCCTCTTCCACGACCCGGTAGCCGGCGTGGTTGGCGCCGCCCATTGCGGCTGGAAGGGCACCGCCGCCAGGCTGGCGGCCAAGGTCGTGCTGACCATGGCCGAGCGCCACGGCTCCCACCCCGCCGACGTGCGCGTCGCCCTCGGCCCGTGCATCCGCGGCGGCTGTTACCAGGTCGGGGAAGACGTCACCTCCCGCTTCGCCGCCGCCGGTCACCCCGCTACCGTGTGGCGCCCCGACCCGAGCGCGCCCGGCCGCTTCCTCCTCGACCTGCCCGCCGCGAACGCGCTCGCGCTGGCCGAGGCCGGCGTCCTGCCGGGGAACGTCAGCGACCTGGGCCGATGCACGCACTGCGAGCCGGCCGAGTTCTACAGCCACCGGCGCGACAGGGGGCTAACGGGGAGGCACTGGGCCTACGTCTCGCTCAGGGGCCCCGGTGGCCTCGACCCGGAGGACGCGCCCGGCGGAGCCGCCGCGCCCGGCGGGGCGGACGGGCTCCATAGCACCGGCGCGCACCGAGGGGGGCGAGGTTAG
- a CDS encoding CoA pyrophosphatase → MAPTSRSSVAAAGAARGVSGAELVARLALGAPRRMEIAGFRRAAVLVPVLEGKAGLELLLTVRAGHLRTHAGQIAFPGGRLEEGEDDVTAALRETREEIGLDVLPGQVIGRLSDHPSPAGYVATPLVALLPWPQRIVADPSEVAETFTVPVADLLASVPTHRLGELRSYRRRIYTYRWREREIWGFTGNVVHDLLLALGGATDVGPGDPFEP, encoded by the coding sequence GTGGCGCCCACCTCCCGGTCGTCGGTCGCCGCGGCCGGCGCCGCCCGCGGGGTCTCGGGCGCCGAGTTGGTCGCGCGCCTGGCCCTCGGCGCGCCGCGGCGCATGGAGATCGCGGGCTTCAGGCGTGCCGCCGTGCTCGTGCCCGTCTTGGAGGGAAAGGCCGGCCTCGAGCTGCTCCTCACCGTGCGCGCCGGCCATCTGCGCACTCACGCCGGCCAGATCGCGTTCCCGGGCGGCCGCCTGGAGGAGGGCGAGGACGACGTGACGGCGGCCCTGCGCGAGACGCGCGAGGAGATAGGCCTCGACGTGCTCCCCGGGCAGGTGATCGGTCGGCTCTCCGACCACCCGTCGCCGGCCGGCTACGTCGCGACGCCCCTCGTGGCGCTCCTGCCGTGGCCCCAACGCATCGTCGCGGACCCGTCCGAGGTGGCCGAGACGTTCACCGTGCCCGTCGCCGACCTGCTCGCCAGCGTCCCGACCCACCGCCTTGGCGAGCTGCGCAGCTACCGGCGCCGCATCTACACCTACCGGTGGCGCGAGCGCGAGATCTGGGGGTTCACGGGCAACGTCGTTCACGATCTGCTGCTCGCCCTGGGCGGGGCGACGGACGTGGGGCCGGGCGACCCCTTCGAGCCATGA
- a CDS encoding ABC transporter ATP-binding protein, with protein sequence MPSTPAIASDRLTKAYGKKQVVNDLTFRVNAGEVYALVGPNGAGKTTVIRLVTGLAFPTSGSVSILGEDPHKRPAVRRRLGAVVEAPAAFYPYLTGRANLRLHAALAGGVKDARIEEVLALMELKHAADRRVGVYSLGMRQRLGVAAAVLTHPEVLILDEPASGMDPLSLHLVHGVLRKAAEEGTAVLLSTHHLDEVVAYCTRVAILEEGTLIDEVNLYDRRDRYRLRPTSVADAVSLLEGQPFVRHVAARGSEIVFIPRAASDLAEVTRHLGEGGVGVLELQRDVFDLRGYYRERVHSERVRRTGAGTNGGLPRFPGEA encoded by the coding sequence ATGCCGTCGACACCCGCCATCGCCAGCGACCGTCTCACCAAGGCATACGGCAAGAAGCAGGTGGTCAACGACCTCACCTTCCGCGTGAACGCCGGCGAGGTGTACGCGCTCGTGGGGCCCAACGGCGCGGGCAAGACGACGGTCATCCGGCTCGTCACCGGCCTCGCGTTCCCCACGTCCGGCTCGGTCAGCATCCTGGGGGAGGACCCGCACAAGCGTCCGGCCGTCAGGCGCCGGCTCGGCGCGGTCGTGGAGGCTCCGGCCGCGTTCTACCCGTACCTGACGGGCCGCGCCAACCTCCGGCTTCACGCCGCCCTGGCCGGGGGCGTGAAGGACGCCCGGATCGAGGAGGTGCTGGCCCTCATGGAGCTGAAGCACGCCGCCGACCGCAGGGTCGGGGTCTACAGCCTCGGCATGCGCCAACGCCTCGGCGTGGCCGCCGCCGTCCTCACCCACCCCGAGGTCCTCATCCTCGACGAGCCCGCCAGCGGCATGGACCCGCTCAGCCTGCACCTGGTCCACGGGGTGTTGCGCAAGGCGGCGGAGGAAGGCACGGCGGTGCTCCTCTCCACCCACCACCTCGACGAGGTGGTCGCGTACTGCACCCGCGTGGCGATCCTCGAGGAGGGCACACTCATCGACGAGGTGAACCTCTACGACCGCCGCGACCGCTACCGCCTACGACCGACCTCCGTCGCCGACGCCGTGAGCCTGCTCGAAGGCCAACCGTTCGTGCGGCACGTGGCGGCGCGTGGGTCGGAGATCGTCTTCATCCCGCGGGCGGCCTCCGACCTCGCGGAGGTGACGCGGCATCTGGGTGAGGGCGGTGTCGGCGTCCTGGAGCTGCAGCGCGACGTTTTCGACCTCCGCGGCTACTACCGCGAGCGCGTGCATAGCGAACGCGTCAGGCGCACGGGAGCCGGTACGAACGGCGGGCTGCCGCGCTTCCCCGGGGAGGCGTGA
- a CDS encoding ABC transporter permease — MSVLLRMEFAKLWRLSSVRFGLLVLLVFPLLWAYAPGIFDVYGFFLVSAYQVPALGLLSSMQFLLPLLTAITAAELLGVEIANGTLPTVLLRPVTRPNWLAAKLVAAAVYPFIMLTVFLLASLLAGAQFGFGQFVGGTGLGEAGLLGSGVLGAGAAMGELVRGYLLAAVALVPIAMLAVFLTVAFMNAAGGALATLSALIVMQLFIVFPGLEPFLLTTQLQTYSAPAADLAWAIALIVLYSALFAAAAVVLFERKDF; from the coding sequence ATGAGCGTCCTGCTGCGCATGGAGTTCGCCAAGCTCTGGCGCCTGAGCAGCGTGCGCTTCGGCCTGCTCGTGCTCCTTGTCTTCCCGCTCCTATGGGCGTACGCCCCCGGGATCTTCGACGTGTACGGCTTCTTCCTCGTGTCCGCCTACCAGGTGCCCGCGCTCGGCCTGCTCTCTTCCATGCAGTTCCTCCTGCCGCTCCTCACGGCCATCACGGCGGCGGAGCTCCTCGGCGTCGAGATCGCCAACGGCACGCTGCCGACCGTGCTGCTCAGGCCCGTCACGCGGCCCAACTGGCTGGCGGCCAAGCTCGTGGCCGCCGCTGTCTACCCGTTCATCATGCTGACGGTCTTCCTGCTCGCCTCGCTCCTCGCTGGCGCCCAGTTCGGCTTCGGTCAGTTCGTGGGCGGTACGGGGCTCGGCGAGGCCGGGCTGCTCGGCTCCGGGGTCCTCGGCGCCGGCGCCGCCATGGGGGAGCTCGTGCGGGGCTACCTCCTCGCCGCCGTCGCGCTCGTGCCCATCGCCATGCTCGCGGTGTTCCTGACGGTCGCCTTCATGAACGCGGCCGGCGGCGCGCTCGCCACCCTCTCCGCGCTCATCGTCATGCAGCTCTTCATCGTCTTCCCTGGGCTGGAGCCCTTCCTGTTGACCACCCAGTTGCAGACGTACTCGGCCCCAGCGGCGGACCTCGCGTGGGCCATCGCCCTCATCGTCTTGTACTCCGCGCTCTTCGCGGCCGCGGCCGTCGTGCTGTTCGAGCGGAAGGACTTCTAG
- a CDS encoding SPOR domain-containing protein, producing the protein MPRQAGIIAPLVVVCAALIGLASAQSIAYTVQVLALSDRDAALGVMGDLQRQGYPAYVTRSTSAQGDVFRVRVGAFVNRPAAVNYAEAMPSVSGGRPVPALAESIPAGITPLAPRLLLEEDVSGMEARLLAFPDGSLVLRLQWRVPLAQAEYVVIQGGEVERVRAWRLAEGPGGERLRVRELPLWPDTWQQDSPEVRQAFAANLVALVAERIGVRASEVDAARYRPQGDEVPRLFVVERVPAGGDAPELLGVGLPASGVTAAGPIAYLGIDPTRLPGLPEGARVDLASGSVIGDLAVVPWPLGEPGAEPGAEAADDAAEQATLETVEGATAESEGSAVGAEGTGAGADGDGAAGDESAAAGTAAGAVVGDGWVASPDGEFVRLTAVDASTGATVSWRAGVGTPVWSDGRRLLALRSGKLLVYDFLLR; encoded by the coding sequence GTGCCGCGCCAGGCCGGCATCATCGCCCCCCTCGTAGTGGTGTGCGCCGCGCTCATCGGCCTCGCCTCGGCCCAGTCCATCGCGTACACCGTGCAGGTGTTGGCCCTCTCGGACCGCGACGCCGCCTTGGGCGTGATGGGCGACCTGCAACGCCAGGGCTACCCCGCATACGTCACCCGCTCAACGTCCGCGCAAGGCGACGTGTTCCGCGTGCGCGTCGGCGCGTTCGTCAACCGGCCCGCCGCGGTCAACTACGCTGAGGCGATGCCGTCGGTCAGCGGGGGCAGGCCCGTGCCGGCGCTGGCTGAGTCCATCCCGGCCGGCATCACCCCGCTGGCGCCGCGCCTGCTCCTCGAGGAGGACGTGAGCGGCATGGAGGCGCGCCTCCTCGCGTTCCCGGACGGCTCCCTCGTGCTCAGGCTGCAGTGGCGCGTGCCCCTCGCGCAGGCCGAGTACGTCGTCATCCAGGGCGGCGAGGTCGAACGCGTGCGCGCCTGGCGGTTGGCGGAAGGCCCTGGTGGCGAGCGGTTGCGGGTGCGCGAGTTGCCCCTGTGGCCGGACACGTGGCAGCAGGACAGCCCCGAGGTGCGGCAGGCGTTCGCCGCCAACCTCGTCGCGCTCGTCGCCGAGCGCATCGGCGTGCGCGCTTCCGAGGTGGACGCCGCGCGCTACCGTCCTCAGGGCGACGAGGTGCCCCGGCTCTTCGTGGTCGAGCGGGTGCCGGCCGGCGGCGACGCCCCGGAGCTCCTTGGGGTCGGCCTGCCCGCCAGCGGCGTCACGGCGGCCGGCCCGATCGCCTACCTCGGGATCGACCCGACCCGGCTGCCGGGGCTGCCGGAGGGCGCGCGCGTCGACCTGGCCAGCGGGAGCGTCATCGGCGACCTCGCCGTCGTGCCTTGGCCACTGGGCGAGCCCGGTGCCGAGCCGGGGGCGGAGGCTGCCGATGACGCCGCCGAGCAAGCGACGCTAGAGACCGTCGAGGGCGCGACCGCCGAGTCGGAGGGGTCAGCCGTCGGCGCCGAGGGCACGGGTGCCGGGGCGGACGGCGATGGCGCAGCCGGCGACGAGTCGGCCGCGGCCGGCACGGCGGCGGGAGCCGTGGTCGGCGACGGTTGGGTCGCCTCGCCGGACGGCGAGTTCGTGCGCCTCACCGCCGTCGACGCCTCCACGGGGGCGACGGTGAGCTGGCGCGCGGGCGTGGGGACGCCGGTCTGGTCGGACGGCCGTCGCCTGCTCGCCCTGCGCTCCGGCAAGCTGCTCGTCTACGACTTCCTGCTCCGCTGA
- the trxB gene encoding thioredoxin-disulfide reductase, protein MDRHAPRQTFRHDVVIIGGGPAGLTAGVYAGRAQLSTVILEKGLPGGQIAQTDEVENYPGFPDGISGPELSERMVAQAAKFGAGIAMDEVTALERQSGGGFLVRGFAADYRANAVIIATGANPRRLGVPGEDELYGRGVSTCATCDGFFYRGKEVVVVGGGDAAVEEGYFLTKFASKVTVVHRRDELRANKAAQERAFANPKMTFVWNTLVTEVEGADGQVTGVLTEDAVTGATGRIATDGVFVYIGHEPNTGFLRGTVGLRASGYVDVRDEVYTNVPGVFAAGDVADEIYRQLGTSVGAGTRAAMAVEKWLVEHGVEPVAQAERAGTAAAGMTPA, encoded by the coding sequence TCCGTCACGACGTCGTCATCATCGGCGGAGGGCCGGCCGGCCTGACCGCCGGCGTCTACGCCGGTCGCGCCCAACTCTCCACCGTGATCCTGGAGAAGGGCCTGCCGGGCGGTCAGATCGCACAGACCGACGAGGTCGAGAACTACCCGGGCTTCCCCGACGGCATCAGCGGTCCGGAGCTCAGCGAACGGATGGTCGCCCAGGCGGCCAAGTTCGGTGCCGGCATCGCGATGGACGAGGTCACCGCCCTCGAGCGCCAGTCGGGGGGCGGCTTCCTCGTGCGCGGCTTCGCCGCCGACTACCGCGCGAACGCGGTGATCATCGCCACCGGCGCCAACCCGCGCCGTCTCGGCGTGCCTGGCGAGGACGAGCTCTACGGGCGCGGCGTCTCGACCTGCGCGACCTGCGACGGCTTCTTCTACCGCGGCAAGGAGGTCGTCGTGGTCGGGGGCGGCGACGCCGCCGTCGAGGAGGGCTACTTCCTCACGAAGTTCGCCTCGAAGGTCACGGTCGTCCATCGCCGCGACGAGCTGCGGGCCAACAAGGCCGCCCAGGAGCGCGCGTTCGCCAACCCCAAGATGACTTTCGTCTGGAACACGCTCGTCACGGAGGTGGAGGGCGCCGACGGCCAGGTGACGGGCGTGCTGACCGAGGACGCCGTCACGGGCGCCACCGGCAGGATCGCGACGGACGGCGTGTTCGTGTACATCGGCCACGAGCCGAACACCGGCTTCCTGCGTGGCACGGTCGGCCTCAGAGCGAGCGGCTACGTCGACGTGCGGGACGAGGTCTACACGAACGTACCCGGCGTCTTCGCGGCCGGTGACGTGGCCGACGAGATCTACCGTCAGCTCGGCACCTCGGTCGGCGCCGGCACGCGCGCCGCCATGGCGGTGGAGAAGTGGCTGGTGGAGCACGGCGTCGAGCCCGTCGCGCAAGCGGAACGAGCCGGAACGGCCGCCGCCGGCATGACCCCCGCCTGA